A window of the Acidithiobacillus thiooxidans ATCC 19377 genome harbors these coding sequences:
- a CDS encoding sensor domain-containing diguanylate cyclase, which yields MKYPEKPDELDAQTIQEILNSFPALELLQQHPIPHALTHNRKLLFVNKSAVKLFDGDNSDYFLGKDITSFIHPLDHGRILNRLEILNDEKTKNNPTEARVYTLNGKIKHIISVSSLIEIAGHTLVLAAATELSEEMGHEISQSEQNFQRLFENMLDVFYRTDSEQNLTLVGPAALGVLGYLPEEVIGLPASSFYFDPQARANIVTAVKKHGKVQNFPARLKHKDGHIVDVEITSSAIYSEDKQFLGMEGLFRDVSEQVVIKEKLHRLATIDELTGILNRRAFLEKANHLIKHLRRQPEYSLLAVIDLDKFKPINDRYGHLSGDRVLKVFVSLFKETLRETDVFGRLGGDEFAIIFRKCTMTEGLEILERIQEKMQKISIRLSDNEVSISASIGLTELHEEDLPFSLALARADRALYQAKQNGGAHVAMLLS from the coding sequence TTGAAATATCCAGAGAAGCCAGATGAATTGGACGCCCAGACTATACAGGAAATTTTAAACAGTTTCCCCGCATTGGAGTTATTACAGCAACATCCGATACCCCATGCACTAACACACAACAGAAAGTTACTATTTGTCAATAAATCCGCTGTTAAACTTTTTGATGGAGATAATTCAGATTATTTTTTGGGCAAGGATATCACTTCTTTTATTCATCCTCTAGATCATGGACGCATACTTAACCGTCTTGAGATACTCAACGATGAAAAAACTAAAAACAACCCTACAGAAGCACGTGTTTACACGCTCAATGGCAAAATCAAACACATCATATCTGTCAGTTCATTAATAGAAATTGCCGGGCATACTCTGGTTCTGGCGGCCGCTACCGAGCTCAGTGAAGAAATGGGACATGAAATCAGCCAATCTGAGCAGAATTTTCAGCGTCTTTTTGAAAATATGCTCGACGTTTTCTATCGAACGGACAGTGAGCAAAACCTGACCTTGGTGGGTCCCGCAGCCTTAGGTGTTTTAGGTTATTTACCTGAAGAAGTTATTGGCCTCCCTGCTTCCAGCTTCTATTTTGATCCACAAGCACGGGCAAATATCGTCACCGCCGTTAAGAAACATGGGAAAGTTCAAAACTTCCCGGCACGCCTGAAACATAAAGATGGGCATATTGTGGATGTCGAAATTACCAGCAGCGCAATTTATAGTGAGGATAAGCAGTTTCTGGGTATGGAAGGCCTATTCAGAGATGTGAGCGAACAGGTCGTTATTAAGGAAAAGCTACATCGACTCGCCACCATTGATGAATTGACCGGCATATTGAACCGTAGGGCCTTTCTGGAAAAAGCCAATCACCTGATCAAGCATTTGCGTAGACAGCCAGAATATAGCCTGCTCGCCGTGATTGATCTGGATAAATTCAAACCCATCAATGACCGCTATGGACACTTAAGCGGAGATCGTGTTCTGAAAGTCTTTGTATCACTCTTTAAGGAGACCCTTCGGGAAACAGACGTTTTTGGTCGCCTGGGTGGAGATGAATTCGCGATCATTTTCAGAAAGTGTACGATGACAGAAGGCTTGGAAATCCTGGAACGAATCCAGGAAAAAATGCAGAAAATCAGCATTAGACTCTCCGATAATGAAGTTTCCATCTCAGCCAGCATCGGCTTGACCGAATTGCATGAAGAAGACCTGCCATTTTCTCTGGCACTGGCCCGAGCAGATCGGGCTCTTTATCAGGCCAAACAGAATGGCGGCGCCCATGTCGCAATGCTTTTATCATGA
- a CDS encoding lytic transglycosylase domain-containing protein produces the protein MKPRITLSSSRSSHSSQPQSSAALANPLTGRAWQKLAGVYSKDVLYASNQTGVSRKLLAAVIHVESRASNVVSYAGAVGPMQLMPGTAWRILHVNPWKPRQNIVGGARYLRRLLAIFHGHLRLALEAYNAGPTTVAQGNIPMPAKVYARQVMALAA, from the coding sequence ATGAAACCAAGAATAACTTTAAGCAGTTCTCGAAGCTCACACAGTTCCCAACCACAATCTTCTGCTGCTCTTGCCAACCCCCTGACGGGACGTGCATGGCAGAAGCTCGCTGGCGTCTACAGTAAAGATGTACTGTATGCTTCCAATCAAACCGGAGTTTCCCGCAAATTGTTGGCCGCCGTGATTCATGTCGAAAGTCGTGCAAGTAACGTCGTCAGCTATGCTGGGGCAGTTGGTCCTATGCAGCTCATGCCCGGCACTGCCTGGCGCATTCTCCATGTCAATCCGTGGAAGCCTCGCCAGAACATTGTGGGAGGGGCCCGCTATTTGCGTCGTCTGCTCGCGATTTTCCATGGACACCTGCGCCTGGCACTGGAAGCCTATAATGCCGGACCCACCACAGTGGCCCAAGGGAATATTCCAATGCCGGCAAAAGTTTATGCGCGTCAGGTGATGGCACTGGCGGCTTGA
- a CDS encoding YrhK family protein, which produces MPENSQSNSNFTICMGHDELLIRNRYETISIANDFMIGILFLVGSFFFFYPSMETAGVWLFVIGSAELLIRPVIRLARHIHLQKLPSGSWDM; this is translated from the coding sequence TTGCCAGAAAACAGTCAGTCAAACAGCAATTTCACTATCTGCATGGGTCACGATGAATTATTGATTCGTAACCGCTACGAAACCATCAGCATCGCCAATGATTTCATGATCGGCATATTATTTCTGGTAGGCAGTTTCTTTTTCTTCTATCCTTCCATGGAAACGGCTGGCGTCTGGCTTTTTGTGATTGGCAGCGCCGAACTGTTAATAAGACCAGTGATCCGGCTCGCCCGCCATATTCACCTACAGAAACTACCCAGTGGTAGTTGGGATATGTAA
- the parC gene encoding DNA topoisomerase IV subunit A: MSNTLDLFDGLSPEQASSPPNEPPLPTAEGGNPEDPSPPLAEYAAKAYLAYAMSVVTGRAIPALADGQKPVQRRILYAMRDMGLQRSPKHVKSARVVGEVIGKWHPHGDSSVYDAMVRMAQHFTLRYPVVDGQGNFGSLDGDSAAAMRYTEANLTPISELLLGEIDEGTVDFRSNYDGTLEEPVTLPARLPFLLMNGASGIAVGMATEIPPHNLRELAAVCAQLAANPETSNDAILAQIPGPDFPGGGQIISPPEQIREAYLSGRGSIRVRARWEVEKLARGEWRISIHELPPGVSTAQVLSEIENLSNPQPRGEGKKKALTPEQQSTKTAMLSQIDTVRDESGKDHAVRIVVEPRSRNQDPQQLMTYLLARTSLESNQSVNLTVLDLEGRAPCLPLTAILRQWVTYRLRTVRRRSQFRLDKTLARIHILEGRLRVLLDIDAVIRVIRESDDPKIDLIQHFALTEIQAEDILEIRLRQLARLAGIELEKELKDKRDVADYLAGLLAHEDRLRALLVEEINAYAQKFGDDRRTLLEADVAITSKSAQTIVAAVTDEPVTVIVSRKGWLRSRAGHGIATESLNFKEGDQLLQVFEVRSVDHLVLLDQSGRAYSVPVSQIPGGRGDGVPASSQVDFQPGASLQSAACGPADSLWLVASSGAYGFVTALENMAGRNRAGKAFLSLVKDEYPLPLLPVSDLSAEILCVSSDYAGLIFPLAEIKSLPKGKGVKLMALAPQAHLQSLYTHPEGQTLPRPIRKNRLEICRGKRAGKGRSLR, translated from the coding sequence ATGAGTAATACACTGGACTTGTTTGATGGCTTGAGTCCTGAGCAGGCATCCAGCCCGCCAAACGAGCCCCCGCTGCCGACTGCAGAGGGGGGGAACCCCGAAGACCCTTCGCCACCTCTTGCGGAATATGCCGCCAAAGCCTATCTGGCATACGCCATGAGCGTCGTGACCGGGCGCGCCATTCCGGCACTTGCCGACGGACAAAAGCCGGTGCAAAGACGCATTTTATATGCCATGCGCGATATGGGCCTGCAGCGTTCTCCCAAACACGTCAAATCTGCCCGGGTGGTGGGTGAGGTGATCGGCAAGTGGCATCCCCATGGGGACAGTTCTGTATATGATGCCATGGTGCGCATGGCGCAGCATTTTACCTTGCGTTATCCCGTGGTGGATGGACAGGGTAATTTTGGTTCTCTGGATGGTGATTCTGCTGCAGCCATGCGCTATACCGAAGCCAATCTGACCCCCATCTCCGAGTTGTTGCTGGGTGAGATTGATGAGGGCACCGTCGATTTCCGCAGTAATTATGATGGTACCCTGGAAGAACCGGTGACTCTCCCTGCGCGCCTGCCATTTTTGTTGATGAATGGTGCCTCCGGCATTGCTGTCGGCATGGCTACAGAAATTCCGCCCCATAATCTGCGCGAGCTGGCGGCCGTTTGCGCGCAGTTGGCAGCAAATCCGGAGACGTCGAATGACGCTATTCTTGCGCAGATACCCGGCCCGGATTTTCCCGGGGGAGGGCAAATTATTTCGCCACCCGAACAAATTCGTGAAGCTTATCTGTCGGGGCGGGGCAGTATTCGGGTGCGGGCCCGCTGGGAAGTGGAAAAGCTGGCGCGGGGTGAGTGGCGCATCAGTATTCATGAACTGCCTCCAGGCGTTTCCACGGCACAGGTGCTCTCGGAAATAGAAAATCTCTCCAATCCTCAGCCGAGGGGTGAGGGCAAGAAAAAAGCCCTGACGCCTGAGCAGCAGTCCACCAAAACGGCCATGCTTTCCCAGATAGATACGGTGCGCGATGAGTCCGGCAAGGATCACGCAGTGCGTATTGTGGTGGAACCCCGTTCCCGGAATCAGGACCCCCAGCAACTGATGACCTATTTATTGGCGCGCACTTCGCTGGAATCCAATCAGTCTGTCAATTTGACGGTGCTGGACCTGGAAGGCCGCGCACCCTGTCTGCCGCTAACGGCCATTTTGCGGCAGTGGGTAACTTATCGTCTGCGCACCGTTCGCCGCCGTAGCCAGTTTCGTCTGGACAAGACTTTGGCGCGTATCCATATTCTCGAAGGACGACTCCGGGTTCTTCTGGATATTGATGCCGTTATCCGGGTTATTCGGGAGTCCGATGATCCCAAAATCGACCTCATCCAGCACTTTGCTCTGACAGAAATTCAGGCCGAAGACATTCTTGAAATCCGTTTGCGGCAATTGGCCAGACTGGCTGGCATTGAACTGGAAAAAGAACTCAAGGACAAGCGGGATGTGGCCGATTATCTGGCTGGCCTGCTGGCGCACGAAGATCGCCTGAGAGCCTTGCTGGTTGAGGAAATCAACGCCTATGCCCAGAAGTTTGGTGATGACCGGCGCACTTTGCTGGAAGCCGATGTCGCCATAACCAGTAAATCTGCTCAGACTATTGTGGCCGCTGTGACCGATGAGCCAGTGACGGTCATCGTGTCTCGCAAAGGCTGGTTACGCAGTCGGGCCGGACATGGTATTGCCACGGAGAGTCTGAACTTCAAGGAAGGCGACCAGCTCCTGCAGGTTTTTGAAGTACGCTCTGTAGACCATCTGGTATTGCTGGATCAAAGCGGTCGCGCTTATTCTGTTCCAGTCAGTCAGATTCCCGGTGGCCGTGGGGACGGGGTCCCCGCCTCCAGTCAGGTAGATTTTCAGCCCGGAGCTTCCCTTCAGTCGGCGGCTTGTGGTCCGGCCGACAGTTTGTGGCTGGTAGCGAGCAGTGGTGCATATGGCTTTGTCACTGCACTGGAAAACATGGCCGGGCGCAATCGTGCCGGGAAAGCTTTCCTGTCTCTGGTTAAAGATGAGTATCCTTTGCCGCTGCTTCCTGTTTCTGATCTGTCTGCAGAAATATTGTGCGTTTCTTCAGATTATGCGGGATTGATATTTCCGCTGGCAGAAATCAAAAGCCTGCCGAAAGGGAAGGGGGTGAAACTGATGGCGCTGGCGCCCCAAGCCCATTTGCAAAGCCTTTATACTCATCCCGAGGGACAGACTTTGCCGCGCCCTATTCGTAAAAATCGCCTGGAGATTTGTCGCGGTAAGCGGGCTGGCAAGGGGCGTTCATTGCGCTAA
- a CDS encoding DNA topoisomerase IV subunit B, whose protein sequence is MNYSAEQFTVLKGLEPVRLRPGMYTRTTCPTHMVQELIDNSADEALAGHATRIEVTVLSDGSVVVEDNGRGIPVGIPPGETRPAAELAFTTLHAGGKFDKTDKSSAYRFSGGLHGVGVAVTNALSNRLLVEIHTRDPQGGGYGHYRLSFVDSKLQEALTRVENSQARRHGTRVQVWPDPRYFDSARVNIRELTHLLRAKAILLPGLQVILNLPEQEALVWQYDSGLAEYLGEMLAEAEPITPVFAGEMYQNDDSNGFAQGEGASWALCWSAQGNPRPETYVNLIPTLDGGTHESGFRAGVFEAVRSFMEHHSLVPAKLKLVQDDVTGKMALVLSGRILDPQFQGQTKDKLTSREAYKLMVQTIRDPLDLWLNSHPEAGRAIVEQAIQSAQLRSRAAQKIERKKGSGLATLPGKLTDCESEDIQRNELFLVEGDSAGGSAKAARDKEYQALLPLRGKVLNTWEVDADLIFKNQEVHNMAVALGIEPHGVAADPEQVLAGLRYGKIMILSDADVDGSHIQVLILTLFLRHFPALLRRDHVFVVKPPLYRVDATWRGKARKIYCEAESERDVAIDRLRAEGVKDSAISVQRFKGLGEMNPDQLWETAMCPDTRSLVPLTMSLSDQAALHERFSLLMSKQSAGGRREWMERDGWTADLDI, encoded by the coding sequence TTGAACTATAGTGCTGAACAATTCACTGTCCTTAAGGGACTGGAGCCCGTGCGTTTGCGCCCGGGTATGTACACGCGTACCACCTGTCCGACACATATGGTTCAGGAGCTCATTGATAACTCTGCGGATGAAGCGCTGGCCGGACATGCGACCCGTATTGAAGTCACCGTACTCAGTGATGGGTCGGTCGTCGTCGAGGACAATGGTCGGGGGATTCCGGTAGGAATTCCTCCAGGAGAGACGCGTCCTGCAGCAGAATTGGCCTTTACTACCCTGCATGCAGGGGGGAAATTCGACAAGACTGACAAGTCTTCGGCTTACCGCTTTTCGGGCGGTTTGCATGGGGTGGGTGTGGCAGTTACCAATGCACTGTCCAACCGTTTGTTGGTGGAAATTCATACCCGGGATCCGCAAGGGGGTGGGTATGGTCATTATCGTTTGAGCTTTGTGGACAGTAAGCTTCAGGAAGCCCTGACCCGCGTGGAAAACAGTCAGGCCCGCCGTCATGGGACTCGGGTTCAGGTTTGGCCGGATCCCCGCTATTTCGATTCTGCTCGAGTCAACATCCGGGAGTTGACGCACTTACTGCGTGCCAAGGCTATTTTGCTGCCCGGTTTGCAGGTGATTCTGAATTTACCGGAGCAGGAGGCGCTGGTCTGGCAGTATGATTCCGGCCTGGCGGAGTATCTGGGAGAAATGCTTGCGGAAGCAGAGCCTATTACCCCGGTTTTTGCAGGTGAAATGTATCAAAATGATGATAGTAATGGTTTCGCTCAAGGAGAGGGGGCGAGTTGGGCGTTGTGTTGGAGTGCCCAGGGTAATCCACGTCCGGAAACCTACGTCAATCTGATTCCCACGCTCGATGGTGGAACCCATGAATCGGGTTTCCGCGCCGGTGTTTTTGAAGCAGTGCGCAGCTTTATGGAGCACCACAGTCTGGTGCCGGCCAAGCTGAAGCTGGTGCAGGATGATGTCACCGGTAAAATGGCTTTGGTGCTTTCCGGGCGGATTCTTGATCCCCAGTTTCAGGGTCAGACCAAAGATAAACTCACCAGTCGCGAAGCCTATAAGCTTATGGTGCAGACCATTCGCGATCCTCTGGATTTATGGCTGAACAGCCATCCCGAGGCGGGCAGGGCCATTGTCGAGCAGGCTATTCAGAGCGCACAACTGCGTAGTCGCGCGGCGCAAAAAATAGAACGCAAGAAAGGCTCGGGCTTAGCGACTTTGCCGGGCAAGCTGACCGATTGTGAAAGTGAGGATATTCAACGCAATGAACTGTTTCTGGTAGAAGGGGATTCGGCGGGAGGCTCAGCCAAGGCGGCGCGTGATAAAGAATATCAGGCGCTATTACCGCTTCGGGGCAAGGTGCTGAATACCTGGGAGGTGGATGCGGACCTGATTTTCAAAAATCAGGAAGTACACAATATGGCCGTGGCACTGGGTATTGAGCCGCATGGTGTCGCGGCGGATCCTGAGCAGGTGCTGGCGGGGTTGCGCTATGGCAAAATCATGATTCTCTCTGATGCTGATGTGGATGGGAGTCATATTCAGGTGCTGATTTTAACGCTGTTTCTGCGCCATTTTCCGGCATTGCTCAGACGTGATCATGTATTTGTGGTGAAGCCACCCTTGTATCGGGTAGATGCTACCTGGCGCGGCAAGGCCCGCAAAATCTATTGTGAAGCCGAATCCGAGCGGGATGTAGCCATTGATCGTCTTCGCGCTGAAGGCGTCAAGGATTCGGCTATTTCGGTTCAGCGTTTCAAGGGCCTGGGAGAGATGAATCCAGATCAACTCTGGGAAACGGCCATGTGTCCAGACACCCGCTCCCTGGTGCCCTTGACCATGTCGTTATCTGATCAGGCTGCTCTCCATGAACGCTTCAGTCTACTCATGAGCAAACAGTCGGCGGGCGGGCGTCGGGAATGGATGGAAAGAGATGGCTGGACGGCCGATCTGGATATTTGA
- a CDS encoding glycosyltransferase family 4 protein → MTTGKLRIALITETYPPEINGVALTLGKTVEELRSRGHEVRVIRPRQSDESAQEGLVKAFPLFFYPQVKLGWASPGYINDCLQSWSSEVVHIATEGPLGYAALIAARKLGLPVVTSFHTNFDQYFSLYGIPALHHLARLYLRHFHNATRQTLVPSQGTLRRLHQQGFLHLQQWGRGVDTQRFNPQWRDAQIRQDLGLSDEDLLLLYVGRLAREKNLPPLIAAYRKLSRNHPRAILVLVGDGPLRSEINQYTNERIYCAGMQSGMNLARWYASADLFCFPSCSETFGNVVLEAQASALPIIAYDCPGVCEQVIHGEHGLLLPRDSDLETAMQTLYSNPAERQRLGKAGRLRAESQSWTRSFDILEATYQQQFSAR, encoded by the coding sequence ATGACAACAGGCAAACTCAGAATCGCACTGATCACCGAGACTTACCCTCCAGAAATCAATGGGGTGGCGCTTACCTTAGGAAAGACGGTTGAGGAACTCCGGTCACGCGGTCATGAAGTCCGGGTCATTCGGCCACGCCAATCTGATGAAAGTGCCCAGGAAGGGCTGGTGAAAGCATTTCCCTTGTTTTTCTATCCCCAGGTCAAATTAGGGTGGGCCAGTCCGGGCTATATTAACGATTGTCTGCAATCTTGGAGCAGTGAGGTGGTACACATTGCCACTGAAGGCCCACTGGGATACGCGGCCCTTATCGCCGCCCGCAAGCTCGGCTTACCCGTTGTGACCAGTTTTCACACCAATTTCGACCAATACTTCTCCTTATATGGAATTCCTGCTCTACATCACCTAGCGCGTCTTTATTTACGTCATTTTCATAATGCTACCCGGCAAACGCTGGTACCCAGTCAGGGCACTTTGCGGCGACTCCATCAGCAGGGATTTCTGCATTTGCAGCAATGGGGGCGCGGAGTAGATACGCAGCGCTTCAATCCGCAATGGCGTGATGCCCAAATCCGCCAGGACCTGGGACTGAGTGACGAAGATTTACTATTGCTTTATGTAGGACGCCTGGCGCGGGAAAAAAACCTGCCGCCCCTGATTGCAGCCTATCGCAAACTGAGCAGGAACCATCCCCGGGCTATCCTCGTTCTGGTCGGGGATGGCCCGTTACGCAGTGAAATTAACCAGTACACCAACGAACGGATTTATTGTGCAGGCATGCAAAGCGGCATGAATCTCGCCCGCTGGTACGCCAGCGCCGATTTATTCTGCTTTCCATCCTGTAGTGAAACCTTCGGTAATGTGGTACTTGAAGCACAAGCCAGCGCCTTACCCATCATTGCCTATGACTGTCCGGGCGTCTGCGAACAAGTCATTCATGGCGAACATGGTCTGCTGCTTCCGCGTGATAGCGATCTGGAAACAGCTATGCAAACACTCTATAGCAATCCCGCTGAACGCCAGCGCTTGGGCAAGGCCGGACGCCTGCGTGCGGAATCACAAAGCTGGACACGCAGCTTTGATATTCTCGAAGCCACCTATCAACAACAATTTTCAGCCCGCTGA
- a CDS encoding glycosyltransferase, whose product MRILMISDTYFPRISGVATSIRSFRQGLELLGHEVDLLIPDYGSCTSEEYGIYRIPARNIPFFPEERLMQPRALLKIKTGLKARHYDILHIQTPFVAHYLGNHLARSLKLPVISSYHTYFEAYLGHYYRKIPGPLRKAMARIPSRQQCAAINGLIVPSQAMAEVLWDYGIRTPTRVIPTGIRINHQTHNTSHRQDFRTRYNLDQNCPVLLYAGRMAPEKNIGLLLSMLKQLRQQFPDILLLLVGDGPARSNLENEVQSSQLAQNVRFLGYLDHVAELPQAYAAADLLVFASETETQGMVLLEALAAGLPIVAVPAMGAADVLRSSLGTRSAPAEANTFARTCAELLADENLRQQLSDEARKLAQDWAESAMVAKLAEFYRETINENRTKQKL is encoded by the coding sequence ATGCGCATTCTCATGATTTCTGATACTTATTTTCCACGCATCAGCGGTGTGGCCACTTCCATTCGCAGCTTTCGCCAAGGATTGGAGTTGCTGGGACACGAGGTCGATTTACTGATTCCGGATTATGGCTCCTGCACATCTGAGGAATACGGAATTTACCGTATTCCGGCACGAAATATTCCTTTTTTCCCCGAAGAACGACTGATGCAACCGCGCGCATTATTGAAAATAAAAACCGGTCTCAAAGCTCGCCACTACGATATCCTGCATATCCAGACACCCTTCGTTGCCCACTATCTGGGGAATCATCTGGCGCGGAGTTTGAAATTGCCAGTCATCAGTTCCTACCATACCTATTTTGAAGCGTATCTCGGCCACTACTACAGAAAAATCCCCGGTCCGCTGCGTAAAGCTATGGCGCGCATTCCATCGCGCCAGCAATGTGCAGCTATAAACGGATTAATTGTTCCGTCCCAAGCCATGGCTGAAGTTCTCTGGGATTATGGTATCCGTACACCGACAAGAGTGATTCCCACCGGCATTCGCATCAATCATCAGACCCATAATACAAGTCATCGCCAGGATTTTAGAACGCGCTATAATCTGGACCAAAATTGTCCTGTCCTGCTGTACGCAGGACGCATGGCTCCCGAAAAAAATATCGGACTGCTTCTGTCCATGTTAAAGCAGCTCAGACAACAATTTCCCGATATTCTGCTGCTACTTGTTGGTGATGGGCCAGCCAGATCAAACCTGGAAAACGAGGTGCAATCAAGCCAATTGGCGCAAAACGTCCGCTTTTTGGGTTACCTTGATCATGTTGCTGAATTACCTCAGGCGTATGCGGCTGCAGACCTGCTGGTTTTCGCATCGGAAACGGAAACACAGGGTATGGTATTACTGGAAGCCCTCGCCGCAGGACTGCCCATTGTTGCCGTTCCAGCCATGGGTGCGGCAGATGTTCTCCGCAGCAGTTTAGGCACCCGATCAGCACCTGCCGAAGCCAATACGTTCGCACGAACTTGCGCGGAACTTCTCGCCGATGAAAATTTACGTCAGCAATTATCCGATGAGGCCCGAAAGCTCGCCCAGGATTGGGCAGAAAGCGCCATGGTGGCAAAACTGGCAGAATTTTACCGAGAGACCATTAACGAAAACAGAACTAAGCAAAAATTATGA
- a CDS encoding PilZ domain-containing protein yields MASSESATNDLSLILPPRAGQTFREYLQVIEKIFQEIVQEDPVTLLSAMQTGEVIVFSSAEADSGQLCSLYSVSSSTISLKFSVSQRLNHVNYNERIMVIIGSGNNIYAFFAKFLYNSDNLAIVAAPLAVYKRSVRKYSRINIIEPLKISCKDGLQLEGEIADFSPTGIRFIMPTIKVMKRDTMLVEFASGDCGACETLVQVTRSQRLSSGVRSQVAVRMLLTGLMKNKMEYMYWCCRKVQSGSAQLKY; encoded by the coding sequence ATGGCTAGCTCTGAGAGCGCTACAAATGATCTGAGTCTCATTTTACCTCCCCGTGCCGGACAAACATTTAGAGAGTATCTGCAAGTAATTGAGAAAATTTTTCAGGAAATAGTACAAGAAGATCCAGTTACTCTTCTCAGTGCCATGCAGACGGGTGAAGTAATCGTATTTTCATCCGCCGAAGCGGATTCCGGCCAGCTGTGTAGTCTTTATAGCGTGAGTTCAAGTACTATTTCTCTAAAATTTAGTGTTTCCCAGAGGCTAAATCATGTTAATTATAATGAGAGAATTATGGTAATTATTGGATCTGGTAACAATATTTATGCTTTTTTCGCGAAATTTTTATACAATTCTGATAACCTCGCGATAGTTGCCGCGCCATTAGCTGTTTATAAGCGATCAGTGCGAAAATATTCCCGAATTAATATAATAGAGCCGCTTAAAATATCTTGTAAAGATGGTCTGCAGCTTGAGGGGGAAATCGCAGATTTTAGCCCTACCGGGATACGTTTTATTATGCCAACTATCAAAGTTATGAAGCGAGATACCATGTTAGTCGAATTTGCATCGGGCGATTGTGGGGCTTGTGAGACGCTTGTTCAGGTGACTCGCAGTCAAAGGCTTTCTTCCGGTGTGCGCAGTCAGGTGGCTGTGCGTATGTTATTGACTGGGTTGATGAAGAATAAAATGGAGTATATGTATTGGTGTTGCCGCAAGGTGCAATCAGGTAGCGCTCAATTGAAATACTGA
- a CDS encoding UTP--glucose-1-phosphate uridylyltransferase — protein sequence MADDLILSEKPVLLQMKEQYSRYQTAILAIQQVLREECSRYGIIASLGQEEQIVRIGGIVEKPAPESAPSNLGVVGRYVLPARIFDLLEELPSGAGGEIQLTDAIARLALERQVLGYEFEGQRFDCGDKFGYLQAIVEFALMHPEFGKEFKAYLDKRMLQAGKKSRSVAKVTCAG from the coding sequence TTGGCGGATGATCTGATTCTTTCAGAAAAGCCGGTGCTTTTACAGATGAAAGAACAGTATAGCCGTTATCAGACGGCTATATTGGCAATTCAACAGGTTCTGAGGGAGGAATGCAGTCGTTATGGAATAATCGCTTCATTGGGTCAGGAAGAACAAATTGTGCGTATCGGCGGAATCGTCGAAAAACCAGCGCCTGAGTCAGCTCCTTCCAATTTAGGGGTGGTGGGCCGCTATGTGCTTCCTGCAAGAATTTTTGACCTTCTGGAAGAATTGCCTTCGGGCGCTGGAGGTGAAATTCAATTGACGGATGCCATTGCCCGTTTGGCTCTTGAGCGTCAGGTGCTTGGTTATGAATTTGAAGGACAGCGCTTTGATTGTGGCGATAAGTTTGGTTACCTCCAGGCCATTGTCGAGTTTGCACTCATGCATCCTGAATTTGGTAAAGAGTTCAAAGCTTATCTCGATAAAAGAATGCTTCAGGCAGGGAAAAAGAGTAGGTCAGTTGCCAAAGTCACTTGTGCTGGATGA
- a CDS encoding UTP--glucose-1-phosphate uridylyltransferase translates to MQKHAPDVAKKSVRTAVFPVAGMGTRFLPATKATPKEMMPVVDKPLIQYAVEEALAAGCDRLVFITGRGKRAIADHFDVAYELETELEKRGKTALLKEIQNIVPRGVTTTFIRQPRALGLGHAVLMARDVVGDNPFAGALGG, encoded by the coding sequence ATGCAGAAACATGCTCCGGATGTGGCAAAAAAATCTGTTCGGACCGCAGTCTTTCCTGTCGCAGGCATGGGTACCCGTTTTCTTCCTGCTACAAAAGCAACTCCTAAGGAAATGATGCCCGTGGTGGATAAACCGCTGATTCAATATGCCGTAGAAGAGGCTTTGGCAGCAGGTTGTGATCGTCTGGTATTCATAACGGGGCGGGGTAAACGTGCTATTGCCGACCATTTTGATGTCGCCTATGAGCTGGAAACAGAACTTGAAAAGCGCGGTAAAACAGCTCTACTGAAGGAAATTCAGAATATTGTACCGCGTGGTGTGACCACGACATTTATTCGCCAGCCTCGGGCTCTAGGCCTTGGTCATGCGGTGCTCATGGCTCGTGATGTGGTTGGCGATAATCCCTTTGCGGGTGCTCTTGGCGGATGA
- a CDS encoding YdcH family protein has protein sequence MNTEHQDLKAEFPELAGQMDQLLAEQGHFARRYEEFNELTAHIEHIERNDAASGSQSLEEMKKKRLLLKDEIYHMLTSD, from the coding sequence ATGAATACTGAACATCAAGACTTGAAAGCAGAGTTTCCTGAACTGGCTGGACAAATGGACCAACTCCTGGCAGAGCAAGGGCATTTTGCCCGGCGCTATGAAGAGTTCAATGAACTGACCGCCCACATTGAGCACATTGAGCGCAATGATGCGGCTAGCGGTTCACAAAGTCTGGAAGAAATGAAGAAAAAACGCCTGCTCCTGAAAGATGAAATATATCATATGCTCACTTCGGATTAA